A window from Solanum stenotomum isolate F172 chromosome 5, ASM1918654v1, whole genome shotgun sequence encodes these proteins:
- the LOC125864714 gene encoding uncharacterized WD repeat-containing protein C2A9.03-like, with protein sequence MSHQQEDDADYMANEYDMEAIDDDMDDEFHGRDVGGSDSDADDYDYTNNKMQDTSAAEARRGRDIQGIPWERLSITREKYRQTRLEQYKNYENIPQSGEASEKVCLATKKEVSYYDFRRNSRSVKSTILHFQLRNLVWATSKHDVYLMSHFSVIHWSSLTCSKSEVLNVSGHVAPCEKHPGSLLEGFTQTQVSTLTVKDNLLVAGGFQGELICKYVDRPGVCFCSRTTYDDNAITNAVEIYNTSSGALHFIASNNDSGVRDFDMEKFQLSKHFRFPWPVNHASLSPDGKLIAIVGDNPEGLLVDSRNAKVVSPLSGHIDYSFASAWHPDGLTFATGNQDKTCRVWDIRNLSKSVVALKGNLGAIRSIRYTSDGRFMAMAEPADFVHVFDVKNGYEQEQEIDFFGEISGLSFSPDTESLFVGVWDRTYGSLLEFGRRHNYSYLDTII encoded by the exons ATGTCTCATCAACAAGAGGATGATGCTGATTACATGGCAAACGAGTATGACATGGAAGCTATAGATGATGATATGGATGACGAGTTCCATGGCCGAGATGTTGGTGGCTCTGATTCAGATGCAGATGACTATGACTACACG AATAACAAAATGCAAGATACCTCTGCTGCTGAGGCAAGGAGAGGTAGAGACATTCAAGGGATTCCATGGGAAAGGCTTAGCATAACCAGGGAGAAATACAGGCAAACGAGATTAGAGCAGTATAAGAACTATGAAAATATTCCACAATCTGGGGAGGCGTCAGAGAAG GTCTGCCTAGCCACAAAGAAAGAAGTTTCATACTATGACTTCAGACGTAATTCAAGATCTGTTAAATCAACAATTTTACACTTCCAG CTGAGGAATTTGGTCTGGGCAACCTCCAAGCATGACGTGTACCTTATGTCACATTTTTCCGTCATTCATTGGTCATCCTTGACCTGCAGCAAAAGTGAAGTTCTGAATGTATCAGGGCATGTAGCACCGTGCGAG AAGCATCCTGGGAGCCTTTTGGAAGGATTTACACAAACTCAAGTCAGCACTCTTACAGTGAAAGACAACTTGCTAGTTGCTGGGGGATTTCAAGGAGAACTAATTTGCAAG TACGTAGACAGGCCTGGAGTTTGCTTCTGTTCCCGGACAACATATGACGATAATGCTATTACTAATGCTGTTGAGATTTATAACACCTCCAG TGGTGCACTTCATTTTATAGCTTCGAATAATGATTCTGGAGTTAGAGATTTTGATATGGAGAAATTTCAACTGTCCAAGCATTTCCGCTTTCCATGGCCAGTGAAT CATGCATCACTGAGCCCTGATGGCAAGCTTATTGCAATAGTTGGGGATAATCCTGAAGGTTTATTGGTTGATTCCAGGAACGCAAAG GTTGTTTCACCATTGAGCGGACATATTGACTACTCATTTGCGTCAGCATGGCATCCTGATGGCCTAACTTTTGCAACTGGCAACCAGGATAAAACCTGCAGAGTATGGGATATACGGAACCTGTCGAAATCAGTTGTTGCTCTGAAGGGTAACCTTGGAGCTATTCGGTCAATCCGCTACACATCTGATGGAAGATTCATGGCAATGGCAGAACCTGCAGATTTCGTTCACGTTTTCGATGTAAAAAACGGCTACGAGCAGGAGCAAGAAATCGATTTCTTTGGTGAGATATCAGGTCTGTCTTTTAGTCCTGATACAGAGTCCCTTTTTGTCGGAGTCTGGGATCGCACATATGGTAGCCTTCTTGAGTTTGGACGGCGGCACAACTACTCATACCTTGATACAATTATCTAA
- the LOC125866188 gene encoding phosphatidylinositol/phosphatidylcholine transfer protein SFH13-like isoform X1, translated as MSVSCVLEGGSDAYYDDHRERKSDFENSEDETRRFRIGAFRKKAINASNKFTRSLKKRGKKKVDYRFPSVLIEDVHDAKEENVVYELHQQLLDRNLLPPIHDDYHTLLRFLKARDFNIEKTIQMWQEMLNWRKEYGTDTILEDFHFEELEEVLQYYPQGYHGVDRDGRPVYIERLGQAHPNKLMRITTIDRYMKYHVQEFERALHEKFPACSIAAKKRIYSTTTILDVQGLGVKNFTRTAATLLAAMAKVDNNYFPETLQRMFIVNAGPGFQKILWPAAQKFLDAKTIGKIQVLESKSLGKLLEAIDPSQLPDFLGGSCTCSVERRCLRSNKGPWSDPEIMKLVHDLEAKTVKPISGISRDQRRIDSSKQIRPLKGRINETSTAESVSDVHDPCSPIRRSSSSIPQLSLLDEEARESNSTPYCSCDEQFSTGELVDVNKHVSLCCPEPPECNLMNLSTNARPTSEGTLVIHWFETIQKKVLSRCMQCLERKLVPFILKLSGLIRGVFFEYWRKQANASRTSALEERPESSSSAYGEVVHKSDEALPCMERLHKLEMLFEEIKRKPAEIPAEKDQMIQQSMERIKSVEVDLDKTKRVLHTAVVKQLEIAELLENLKQSSNHRGRLLC; from the exons ATGTCAG TATCCTGTGTTCTAGAAGGGGGATCAGATGCTTATTATGATGACCATAGAGAAAGAAAATCAGACTTTGAGAATTCTGAGGATGAAACACGGAGATTCAGAATTGGTGCTTTCAGGAAAAAGGCAATCAATGCTTCCAACAAGTTCACTCGCTCCCtcaaaaaaagaggaaaaaagaaagtTGATTACAGGTTTCCTTCGGTTTTGATAGAGGATGTCCATGATGCAAAGGAAGAAAATGTTGTCTATGAATTGCATCAACAACTTCTTGATAGGAATTTGTTGCCACCCATACATGATGACTACCATACCTTGTTGAG attCTTAAAGGCAAGAGATTTCAACATTGAGAAAACTATTCAGATGTGGCAAGAAATGCTTAACTGGAGGAAGGAGTATGGAACAGACACAATATTGGAG GATTTTCACTTTGAAGAGCTGGAAGAAGTCCTGCAGTATTACCCCCAAGGATATCATGGAGTTGACAGGGACGGAAGGCCTGTGTATATTGAAAGGCTTGGACAAGCTCACCCGAACAAATTAATGCGAATCACCACAATTGATCGCTACATGAAATATCATGTCCAAGAGTTTGAAAGGGCCCTACATGAGAAATTCCCTGCATGTTCTATTGCAGCAAAGAAAAGGATCTACTCAACAACCACAATTTTGGATGTGCAAGGCCTT GGAGTTAAAAACTTCACCAGGACAGCTGCTACTCTTTTGGCAGCCATGGCAAAAGTTGATAACAACTATTTTCCTGAG ACATTACAACGGATGTTTATTGTCAATGCTGGCCCTGGCTTCCAAAAGATACTTTGGCCTGCAGCACAGAAATTTCTGGATGCAAAGACTATTGGCAAAATACAG GTTCTGGAATCTAAATCTTTGGGTAAACTGCTTGAAGCGATTGACCCTAg TCAGTTACCTGACTTTCTGGGTGGCTCTTGTACCTGTTCTGTTGAGCGTCGCTGCCTCAGGTCTAACAAGGGTCCATGGAGTGATCCTGAAATAATGAAG CTTGTACATGACTTAGAGGCAAAAACTGTGAAGCCAATATCTGGAATATCCAGAGATCAAAGGAGAATTGATTCCTCTAAACAGATACGCCCACTAAAG GGAAGAATTAATGAGACATCAACAGCTGAATCAGTATCAGATGTACATGACCCATGTTCTCCAATTAGACGAAGTAGCAGTTCAATTCCACAGCTGTCCCTACTTGATGAGGAA GCAAGGGAATCGAATTCTACCCCCTACTGTAGTTGTGATGAGCAATTCAGCACAGGTGAACTAGTTGATGTTAATAAGCATGTCTCCCTATGTTGCCCAGAGCCTCCAGAATGCAATCTGATGAATTTGTCCACCAATGCACGACCAACTTCTGAAG GTACATTGGTGATTCATTGGTTTGAAACTATCCAGAAAAAGGTTTTGAGCAGATGTATGCAGTGCTTGGAAAGGAAACTGGTTCCTTTCATACTCAAACTCTCTGGACTGATTCGTGGTGTGTTCTTTGAGTATTGGAGGAAACAGGCAAATGCTTCCCGCACTAGTGCATTAGAAGAAAGACCAGAAAGCAGTTCTTCTGCTTATGGTGAAGTTGTTCATAAATCAGATGAGGCCCTCCCGTGCATGGAGCGTCTTCATAAATTGGAAATGTtgtttgaagaaataaagagaaaacCTGCTGAGATCCCAGCAGAGAAGGACCAAATGATCCAGCAATCAATGGAAAGGATCAAATCAGTGGAGGTGGACCTCGACAAGACAAAAAGG GTGTTGCATACTGCAGTGGTGAAACAACTCGAAATTGCAGAATTGTTGGAGAACCTAAAACAATCAAGTAATCAT CGGGGGAGGTTATTATGTTGA
- the LOC125866188 gene encoding phosphatidylinositol/phosphatidylcholine transfer protein SFH13-like isoform X2, whose amino-acid sequence MSEGGSDAYYDDHRERKSDFENSEDETRRFRIGAFRKKAINASNKFTRSLKKRGKKKVDYRFPSVLIEDVHDAKEENVVYELHQQLLDRNLLPPIHDDYHTLLRFLKARDFNIEKTIQMWQEMLNWRKEYGTDTILEDFHFEELEEVLQYYPQGYHGVDRDGRPVYIERLGQAHPNKLMRITTIDRYMKYHVQEFERALHEKFPACSIAAKKRIYSTTTILDVQGLGVKNFTRTAATLLAAMAKVDNNYFPETLQRMFIVNAGPGFQKILWPAAQKFLDAKTIGKIQVLESKSLGKLLEAIDPSQLPDFLGGSCTCSVERRCLRSNKGPWSDPEIMKLVHDLEAKTVKPISGISRDQRRIDSSKQIRPLKGRINETSTAESVSDVHDPCSPIRRSSSSIPQLSLLDEEARESNSTPYCSCDEQFSTGELVDVNKHVSLCCPEPPECNLMNLSTNARPTSEGTLVIHWFETIQKKVLSRCMQCLERKLVPFILKLSGLIRGVFFEYWRKQANASRTSALEERPESSSSAYGEVVHKSDEALPCMERLHKLEMLFEEIKRKPAEIPAEKDQMIQQSMERIKSVEVDLDKTKRVLHTAVVKQLEIAELLENLKQSSNHRGRLLC is encoded by the exons ATGTCAG AAGGGGGATCAGATGCTTATTATGATGACCATAGAGAAAGAAAATCAGACTTTGAGAATTCTGAGGATGAAACACGGAGATTCAGAATTGGTGCTTTCAGGAAAAAGGCAATCAATGCTTCCAACAAGTTCACTCGCTCCCtcaaaaaaagaggaaaaaagaaagtTGATTACAGGTTTCCTTCGGTTTTGATAGAGGATGTCCATGATGCAAAGGAAGAAAATGTTGTCTATGAATTGCATCAACAACTTCTTGATAGGAATTTGTTGCCACCCATACATGATGACTACCATACCTTGTTGAG attCTTAAAGGCAAGAGATTTCAACATTGAGAAAACTATTCAGATGTGGCAAGAAATGCTTAACTGGAGGAAGGAGTATGGAACAGACACAATATTGGAG GATTTTCACTTTGAAGAGCTGGAAGAAGTCCTGCAGTATTACCCCCAAGGATATCATGGAGTTGACAGGGACGGAAGGCCTGTGTATATTGAAAGGCTTGGACAAGCTCACCCGAACAAATTAATGCGAATCACCACAATTGATCGCTACATGAAATATCATGTCCAAGAGTTTGAAAGGGCCCTACATGAGAAATTCCCTGCATGTTCTATTGCAGCAAAGAAAAGGATCTACTCAACAACCACAATTTTGGATGTGCAAGGCCTT GGAGTTAAAAACTTCACCAGGACAGCTGCTACTCTTTTGGCAGCCATGGCAAAAGTTGATAACAACTATTTTCCTGAG ACATTACAACGGATGTTTATTGTCAATGCTGGCCCTGGCTTCCAAAAGATACTTTGGCCTGCAGCACAGAAATTTCTGGATGCAAAGACTATTGGCAAAATACAG GTTCTGGAATCTAAATCTTTGGGTAAACTGCTTGAAGCGATTGACCCTAg TCAGTTACCTGACTTTCTGGGTGGCTCTTGTACCTGTTCTGTTGAGCGTCGCTGCCTCAGGTCTAACAAGGGTCCATGGAGTGATCCTGAAATAATGAAG CTTGTACATGACTTAGAGGCAAAAACTGTGAAGCCAATATCTGGAATATCCAGAGATCAAAGGAGAATTGATTCCTCTAAACAGATACGCCCACTAAAG GGAAGAATTAATGAGACATCAACAGCTGAATCAGTATCAGATGTACATGACCCATGTTCTCCAATTAGACGAAGTAGCAGTTCAATTCCACAGCTGTCCCTACTTGATGAGGAA GCAAGGGAATCGAATTCTACCCCCTACTGTAGTTGTGATGAGCAATTCAGCACAGGTGAACTAGTTGATGTTAATAAGCATGTCTCCCTATGTTGCCCAGAGCCTCCAGAATGCAATCTGATGAATTTGTCCACCAATGCACGACCAACTTCTGAAG GTACATTGGTGATTCATTGGTTTGAAACTATCCAGAAAAAGGTTTTGAGCAGATGTATGCAGTGCTTGGAAAGGAAACTGGTTCCTTTCATACTCAAACTCTCTGGACTGATTCGTGGTGTGTTCTTTGAGTATTGGAGGAAACAGGCAAATGCTTCCCGCACTAGTGCATTAGAAGAAAGACCAGAAAGCAGTTCTTCTGCTTATGGTGAAGTTGTTCATAAATCAGATGAGGCCCTCCCGTGCATGGAGCGTCTTCATAAATTGGAAATGTtgtttgaagaaataaagagaaaacCTGCTGAGATCCCAGCAGAGAAGGACCAAATGATCCAGCAATCAATGGAAAGGATCAAATCAGTGGAGGTGGACCTCGACAAGACAAAAAGG GTGTTGCATACTGCAGTGGTGAAACAACTCGAAATTGCAGAATTGTTGGAGAACCTAAAACAATCAAGTAATCAT CGGGGGAGGTTATTATGTTGA
- the LOC125866188 gene encoding phosphatidylinositol/phosphatidylcholine transfer protein SFH13-like isoform X3, with protein sequence MSGGSDAYYDDHRERKSDFENSEDETRRFRIGAFRKKAINASNKFTRSLKKRGKKKVDYRFPSVLIEDVHDAKEENVVYELHQQLLDRNLLPPIHDDYHTLLRFLKARDFNIEKTIQMWQEMLNWRKEYGTDTILEDFHFEELEEVLQYYPQGYHGVDRDGRPVYIERLGQAHPNKLMRITTIDRYMKYHVQEFERALHEKFPACSIAAKKRIYSTTTILDVQGLGVKNFTRTAATLLAAMAKVDNNYFPETLQRMFIVNAGPGFQKILWPAAQKFLDAKTIGKIQVLESKSLGKLLEAIDPSQLPDFLGGSCTCSVERRCLRSNKGPWSDPEIMKLVHDLEAKTVKPISGISRDQRRIDSSKQIRPLKGRINETSTAESVSDVHDPCSPIRRSSSSIPQLSLLDEEARESNSTPYCSCDEQFSTGELVDVNKHVSLCCPEPPECNLMNLSTNARPTSEGTLVIHWFETIQKKVLSRCMQCLERKLVPFILKLSGLIRGVFFEYWRKQANASRTSALEERPESSSSAYGEVVHKSDEALPCMERLHKLEMLFEEIKRKPAEIPAEKDQMIQQSMERIKSVEVDLDKTKRVLHTAVVKQLEIAELLENLKQSSNHRGRLLC encoded by the exons ATGTCAG GGGGATCAGATGCTTATTATGATGACCATAGAGAAAGAAAATCAGACTTTGAGAATTCTGAGGATGAAACACGGAGATTCAGAATTGGTGCTTTCAGGAAAAAGGCAATCAATGCTTCCAACAAGTTCACTCGCTCCCtcaaaaaaagaggaaaaaagaaagtTGATTACAGGTTTCCTTCGGTTTTGATAGAGGATGTCCATGATGCAAAGGAAGAAAATGTTGTCTATGAATTGCATCAACAACTTCTTGATAGGAATTTGTTGCCACCCATACATGATGACTACCATACCTTGTTGAG attCTTAAAGGCAAGAGATTTCAACATTGAGAAAACTATTCAGATGTGGCAAGAAATGCTTAACTGGAGGAAGGAGTATGGAACAGACACAATATTGGAG GATTTTCACTTTGAAGAGCTGGAAGAAGTCCTGCAGTATTACCCCCAAGGATATCATGGAGTTGACAGGGACGGAAGGCCTGTGTATATTGAAAGGCTTGGACAAGCTCACCCGAACAAATTAATGCGAATCACCACAATTGATCGCTACATGAAATATCATGTCCAAGAGTTTGAAAGGGCCCTACATGAGAAATTCCCTGCATGTTCTATTGCAGCAAAGAAAAGGATCTACTCAACAACCACAATTTTGGATGTGCAAGGCCTT GGAGTTAAAAACTTCACCAGGACAGCTGCTACTCTTTTGGCAGCCATGGCAAAAGTTGATAACAACTATTTTCCTGAG ACATTACAACGGATGTTTATTGTCAATGCTGGCCCTGGCTTCCAAAAGATACTTTGGCCTGCAGCACAGAAATTTCTGGATGCAAAGACTATTGGCAAAATACAG GTTCTGGAATCTAAATCTTTGGGTAAACTGCTTGAAGCGATTGACCCTAg TCAGTTACCTGACTTTCTGGGTGGCTCTTGTACCTGTTCTGTTGAGCGTCGCTGCCTCAGGTCTAACAAGGGTCCATGGAGTGATCCTGAAATAATGAAG CTTGTACATGACTTAGAGGCAAAAACTGTGAAGCCAATATCTGGAATATCCAGAGATCAAAGGAGAATTGATTCCTCTAAACAGATACGCCCACTAAAG GGAAGAATTAATGAGACATCAACAGCTGAATCAGTATCAGATGTACATGACCCATGTTCTCCAATTAGACGAAGTAGCAGTTCAATTCCACAGCTGTCCCTACTTGATGAGGAA GCAAGGGAATCGAATTCTACCCCCTACTGTAGTTGTGATGAGCAATTCAGCACAGGTGAACTAGTTGATGTTAATAAGCATGTCTCCCTATGTTGCCCAGAGCCTCCAGAATGCAATCTGATGAATTTGTCCACCAATGCACGACCAACTTCTGAAG GTACATTGGTGATTCATTGGTTTGAAACTATCCAGAAAAAGGTTTTGAGCAGATGTATGCAGTGCTTGGAAAGGAAACTGGTTCCTTTCATACTCAAACTCTCTGGACTGATTCGTGGTGTGTTCTTTGAGTATTGGAGGAAACAGGCAAATGCTTCCCGCACTAGTGCATTAGAAGAAAGACCAGAAAGCAGTTCTTCTGCTTATGGTGAAGTTGTTCATAAATCAGATGAGGCCCTCCCGTGCATGGAGCGTCTTCATAAATTGGAAATGTtgtttgaagaaataaagagaaaacCTGCTGAGATCCCAGCAGAGAAGGACCAAATGATCCAGCAATCAATGGAAAGGATCAAATCAGTGGAGGTGGACCTCGACAAGACAAAAAGG GTGTTGCATACTGCAGTGGTGAAACAACTCGAAATTGCAGAATTGTTGGAGAACCTAAAACAATCAAGTAATCAT CGGGGGAGGTTATTATGTTGA